The Pangasianodon hypophthalmus isolate fPanHyp1 chromosome 2, fPanHyp1.pri, whole genome shotgun sequence genome window below encodes:
- the abi2b gene encoding abl interactor 2b isoform X5, with amino-acid sequence MAELQMLLEEEIPAGRGALLDSYANLERVAEYCESNYIQSPDKQRALEETKSYTTQSLASVAYLINTLANNVLQMLDIQASQLRRMESSINHISQTVDIHKEKVARREIGILTTNKNTSRTHKIIAPANPERPVRYIRKPIDYSLLDDVGHGVKWLLRFKVNAQNMKAGTTPRTGAPTQKPPSPPGPGKGTIGSGSSGGSHPSSRSSSRENSGSGSVGVPIAVPTPAPPTAFPGNGPQFYSMNRPMARQTTPSVGGSLPYRRPSSVTNQPSNVPQNTHANMSQTQLNGGPHYNQNQAPMAPPPPSILQITPQLPLMGFVARVQETISDAPPPPPPAEEPAFVDSAPPPPPPEDYEDEEGDEDEESAVVEYSDPYAEEDPPWAPRSYLEKVVAIYDYTRDKEDELSFQEGAIIYVIKKNDDGWFEGVMSGTTGLFPGNYVESIMHYAD; translated from the exons ATGGCGGAGTTACAAATGCTTCTGGAAGAAGAGATTCCTGCGGGCAGAGGAGCTTTACTGGACAGCTATGCGAATTTAGAGCGAGTCGCCGAATATTGCGAGAGCAATTACATCCAG TCTCCCGATAAGCAAAGAGCGTTAGAGGAGACTAAAAGCTACACTACTCAGTCCCTGGCCAGCGTCGCCTACCTGATCAACACACTCGCCAACAATGTGCTGCAGATGCTCGACATCCAGGCGTCTCAGCTACGCCGCATGGAGTCCTCCATCAACCACAtctcacag ACAGTGGACATCCACAAAGAGAAGGTGGCCAGGCGTGAGATTGGCATCCTCACTACCAATAAGAATACCTCACGCACACACAAGATCATCGCTCCAGCCAATCCCGAGAGGCCTGTGCGCTACATCCGCAAGCCAATCGACTACAGCCTGCTGGACGACGTAGGACACGGCGTGAAG TGGTTGTTAAGGTTCAAG GTTAATGCCCAGAACATGAAGGCGGGCACGACCCCACGCACAGGTGCCCCTACCCAGAAACCACCCAGTCCTCCAGGCCCGGGGAAGGGCACCAtcgg CAGTGGCAGTAGCGGAGGAAGTCACCCAAGCAgtcgcagcagcagcagagagaACAGCGGCAGTGGCAGCGTGGGCGTGCCTATTGCCGTGCCGACGCCGGCCCCTCCCACTGCTTTCCCAG GAAATGGGCCTCAGTTCTACAGCATGAACCGACCAATGGCACGGCAAACCACACCCTCAGTAGGCGGGTCTCTGCCGTATCGCCGGCCGTCTTCAGTCACCAATCAGCCGAGCAACGTACCTCAGAATACTCACGCAAACATGAGCCAGACCCAGCTTAACGGAGGACCACACTACAACCAGAACCAAG CCCCCATGGCTCCGCCTCCTCCCTCTATATTACAGATCACGCCCCAGCTGCCTCTGATGGGCTTTGTGGCTCGGGTTCAGGAGACCA TCTCAGACGCACCTCCTCCTCCGCCCCCTGCGGAAGAGCCTGCGTTTGTGGACTCGGCTCCGCCCCCGCCTCCACCAGAAGACTACGAGGATGAGGAGGGAGATGAGGACGAAGAGTCGGCAGTGGTGGAGTACAGCGACCCGTATGCCGAGGAGGATCCGCCATGGGCTCCTCGCAGCTACCTGGAGAAAG TGGTGGCGATCTATGACTACACGCGCGATAAAGAGGACGAGCTGTCCTTCCAGGAAGGCGCGATCATCTACGTCATCAAGAAGAACGACGACGGCTGGTTCGAGGGCGTCATGAGCGGCACCACGGGGCTCTTCCCCGGAAACTACGTCGAGTCCATCATGCACTACGCTGACTGA
- the abi2b gene encoding abl interactor 2b isoform X6: protein MAELQMLLEEEIPAGRGALLDSYANLERVAEYCESNYIQSPDKQRALEETKSYTTQSLASVAYLINTLANNVLQMLDIQASQLRRMESSINHISQTVDIHKEKVARREIGILTTNKNTSRTHKIIAPANPERPVRYIRKPIDYSLLDDVGHGVKVNAQNMKAGTTPRTGAPTQKPPSPPGPGKGTIGSGSSGGSHPSSRSSSRENSGSGSVGVPIAVPTPAPPTAFPGNGPQFYSMNRPMARQTTPSVGGSLPYRRPSSVTNQPSNVPQNTHANMSQTQLNGGPHYNQNQAPMAPPPPSILQITPQLPLMGFVARVQETISDAPPPPPPAEEPAFVDSAPPPPPPEDYEDEEGDEDEESAVVEYSDPYAEEDPPWAPRSYLEKVVAIYDYTRDKEDELSFQEGAIIYVIKKNDDGWFEGVMSGTTGLFPGNYVESIMHYAD, encoded by the exons ATGGCGGAGTTACAAATGCTTCTGGAAGAAGAGATTCCTGCGGGCAGAGGAGCTTTACTGGACAGCTATGCGAATTTAGAGCGAGTCGCCGAATATTGCGAGAGCAATTACATCCAG TCTCCCGATAAGCAAAGAGCGTTAGAGGAGACTAAAAGCTACACTACTCAGTCCCTGGCCAGCGTCGCCTACCTGATCAACACACTCGCCAACAATGTGCTGCAGATGCTCGACATCCAGGCGTCTCAGCTACGCCGCATGGAGTCCTCCATCAACCACAtctcacag ACAGTGGACATCCACAAAGAGAAGGTGGCCAGGCGTGAGATTGGCATCCTCACTACCAATAAGAATACCTCACGCACACACAAGATCATCGCTCCAGCCAATCCCGAGAGGCCTGTGCGCTACATCCGCAAGCCAATCGACTACAGCCTGCTGGACGACGTAGGACACGGCGTGAAG GTTAATGCCCAGAACATGAAGGCGGGCACGACCCCACGCACAGGTGCCCCTACCCAGAAACCACCCAGTCCTCCAGGCCCGGGGAAGGGCACCAtcgg CAGTGGCAGTAGCGGAGGAAGTCACCCAAGCAgtcgcagcagcagcagagagaACAGCGGCAGTGGCAGCGTGGGCGTGCCTATTGCCGTGCCGACGCCGGCCCCTCCCACTGCTTTCCCAG GAAATGGGCCTCAGTTCTACAGCATGAACCGACCAATGGCACGGCAAACCACACCCTCAGTAGGCGGGTCTCTGCCGTATCGCCGGCCGTCTTCAGTCACCAATCAGCCGAGCAACGTACCTCAGAATACTCACGCAAACATGAGCCAGACCCAGCTTAACGGAGGACCACACTACAACCAGAACCAAG CCCCCATGGCTCCGCCTCCTCCCTCTATATTACAGATCACGCCCCAGCTGCCTCTGATGGGCTTTGTGGCTCGGGTTCAGGAGACCA TCTCAGACGCACCTCCTCCTCCGCCCCCTGCGGAAGAGCCTGCGTTTGTGGACTCGGCTCCGCCCCCGCCTCCACCAGAAGACTACGAGGATGAGGAGGGAGATGAGGACGAAGAGTCGGCAGTGGTGGAGTACAGCGACCCGTATGCCGAGGAGGATCCGCCATGGGCTCCTCGCAGCTACCTGGAGAAAG TGGTGGCGATCTATGACTACACGCGCGATAAAGAGGACGAGCTGTCCTTCCAGGAAGGCGCGATCATCTACGTCATCAAGAAGAACGACGACGGCTGGTTCGAGGGCGTCATGAGCGGCACCACGGGGCTCTTCCCCGGAAACTACGTCGAGTCCATCATGCACTACGCTGACTGA
- the abi2b gene encoding abl interactor 2b isoform X2, whose translation MAELQMLLEEEIPAGRGALLDSYANLERVAEYCESNYIQSPDKQRALEETKSYTTQSLASVAYLINTLANNVLQMLDIQASQLRRMESSINHISQTVDIHKEKVARREIGILTTNKNTSRTHKIIAPANPERPVRYIRKPIDYSLLDDVGHGVKVNAQNMKAGTTPRTGAPTQKPPSPPGPGKGTIGRHSPYRTLEPVRPPVIPNDYVPSPTRNTAPPLQSPARTASVNQRTRTYSSGSSGGSHPSSRSSSRENSGSGSVGVPIAVPTPAPPTAFPGNGPQFYSMNRPMARQTTPSVGGSLPYRRPSSVTNQPSNVPQNTHANMSQTQLNGGPHYNQNQAPMAPPPPSILQITPQLPLMGFVARVQETISDAPPPPPPAEEPAFVDSAPPPPPPEDYEDEEGDEDEESAVVEYSDPYAEEDPPWAPRSYLEKVVAIYDYTRDKEDELSFQEGAIIYVIKKNDDGWFEGVMSGTTGLFPGNYVESIMHYAD comes from the exons ATGGCGGAGTTACAAATGCTTCTGGAAGAAGAGATTCCTGCGGGCAGAGGAGCTTTACTGGACAGCTATGCGAATTTAGAGCGAGTCGCCGAATATTGCGAGAGCAATTACATCCAG TCTCCCGATAAGCAAAGAGCGTTAGAGGAGACTAAAAGCTACACTACTCAGTCCCTGGCCAGCGTCGCCTACCTGATCAACACACTCGCCAACAATGTGCTGCAGATGCTCGACATCCAGGCGTCTCAGCTACGCCGCATGGAGTCCTCCATCAACCACAtctcacag ACAGTGGACATCCACAAAGAGAAGGTGGCCAGGCGTGAGATTGGCATCCTCACTACCAATAAGAATACCTCACGCACACACAAGATCATCGCTCCAGCCAATCCCGAGAGGCCTGTGCGCTACATCCGCAAGCCAATCGACTACAGCCTGCTGGACGACGTAGGACACGGCGTGAAG GTTAATGCCCAGAACATGAAGGCGGGCACGACCCCACGCACAGGTGCCCCTACCCAGAAACCACCCAGTCCTCCAGGCCCGGGGAAGGGCACCAtcgg GCGCCACTCCCCCTACAGGACGCTTGAACCCGTGCGTCCCCCCGTCATTCCTAACGACTATGTGCCGAGCCCGACCCGCAACACAGCTCCGCCCCTCCAGAGCCCGGCACGCACCGCCTCCGTTAATCAGAGGACCCGCacgtacag CAGTGGCAGTAGCGGAGGAAGTCACCCAAGCAgtcgcagcagcagcagagagaACAGCGGCAGTGGCAGCGTGGGCGTGCCTATTGCCGTGCCGACGCCGGCCCCTCCCACTGCTTTCCCAG GAAATGGGCCTCAGTTCTACAGCATGAACCGACCAATGGCACGGCAAACCACACCCTCAGTAGGCGGGTCTCTGCCGTATCGCCGGCCGTCTTCAGTCACCAATCAGCCGAGCAACGTACCTCAGAATACTCACGCAAACATGAGCCAGACCCAGCTTAACGGAGGACCACACTACAACCAGAACCAAG CCCCCATGGCTCCGCCTCCTCCCTCTATATTACAGATCACGCCCCAGCTGCCTCTGATGGGCTTTGTGGCTCGGGTTCAGGAGACCA TCTCAGACGCACCTCCTCCTCCGCCCCCTGCGGAAGAGCCTGCGTTTGTGGACTCGGCTCCGCCCCCGCCTCCACCAGAAGACTACGAGGATGAGGAGGGAGATGAGGACGAAGAGTCGGCAGTGGTGGAGTACAGCGACCCGTATGCCGAGGAGGATCCGCCATGGGCTCCTCGCAGCTACCTGGAGAAAG TGGTGGCGATCTATGACTACACGCGCGATAAAGAGGACGAGCTGTCCTTCCAGGAAGGCGCGATCATCTACGTCATCAAGAAGAACGACGACGGCTGGTTCGAGGGCGTCATGAGCGGCACCACGGGGCTCTTCCCCGGAAACTACGTCGAGTCCATCATGCACTACGCTGACTGA
- the abi2b gene encoding abl interactor 2b isoform X3, whose protein sequence is MAELQMLLEEEIPAGRGALLDSYANLERVAEYCESNYIQSPDKQRALEETKSYTTQSLASVAYLINTLANNVLQMLDIQASQLRRMESSINHISQTVDIHKEKVARREIGILTTNKNTSRTHKIIAPANPERPVRYIRKPIDYSLLDDVGHGVKWLLRFKVNAQNMKAGTTPRTGAPTQKPPSPPGPGKGTIGRHSPYRTLEPVRPPVIPNDYVPSPTRNTAPPLQSPARTASVNQRTRTYSSGSSGGSHPSSRSSSRENSGSGSVGVPIAVPTPAPPTAFPGNGPQFYSMNRPMARQTTPSVGGSLPYRRPSSVTNQPSNVPQNTHANMSQTQLNGGPHYNQNQVSDAPPPPPPAEEPAFVDSAPPPPPPEDYEDEEGDEDEESAVVEYSDPYAEEDPPWAPRSYLEKVVAIYDYTRDKEDELSFQEGAIIYVIKKNDDGWFEGVMSGTTGLFPGNYVESIMHYAD, encoded by the exons ATGGCGGAGTTACAAATGCTTCTGGAAGAAGAGATTCCTGCGGGCAGAGGAGCTTTACTGGACAGCTATGCGAATTTAGAGCGAGTCGCCGAATATTGCGAGAGCAATTACATCCAG TCTCCCGATAAGCAAAGAGCGTTAGAGGAGACTAAAAGCTACACTACTCAGTCCCTGGCCAGCGTCGCCTACCTGATCAACACACTCGCCAACAATGTGCTGCAGATGCTCGACATCCAGGCGTCTCAGCTACGCCGCATGGAGTCCTCCATCAACCACAtctcacag ACAGTGGACATCCACAAAGAGAAGGTGGCCAGGCGTGAGATTGGCATCCTCACTACCAATAAGAATACCTCACGCACACACAAGATCATCGCTCCAGCCAATCCCGAGAGGCCTGTGCGCTACATCCGCAAGCCAATCGACTACAGCCTGCTGGACGACGTAGGACACGGCGTGAAG TGGTTGTTAAGGTTCAAG GTTAATGCCCAGAACATGAAGGCGGGCACGACCCCACGCACAGGTGCCCCTACCCAGAAACCACCCAGTCCTCCAGGCCCGGGGAAGGGCACCAtcgg GCGCCACTCCCCCTACAGGACGCTTGAACCCGTGCGTCCCCCCGTCATTCCTAACGACTATGTGCCGAGCCCGACCCGCAACACAGCTCCGCCCCTCCAGAGCCCGGCACGCACCGCCTCCGTTAATCAGAGGACCCGCacgtacag CAGTGGCAGTAGCGGAGGAAGTCACCCAAGCAgtcgcagcagcagcagagagaACAGCGGCAGTGGCAGCGTGGGCGTGCCTATTGCCGTGCCGACGCCGGCCCCTCCCACTGCTTTCCCAG GAAATGGGCCTCAGTTCTACAGCATGAACCGACCAATGGCACGGCAAACCACACCCTCAGTAGGCGGGTCTCTGCCGTATCGCCGGCCGTCTTCAGTCACCAATCAGCCGAGCAACGTACCTCAGAATACTCACGCAAACATGAGCCAGACCCAGCTTAACGGAGGACCACACTACAACCAGAACCAAG TCTCAGACGCACCTCCTCCTCCGCCCCCTGCGGAAGAGCCTGCGTTTGTGGACTCGGCTCCGCCCCCGCCTCCACCAGAAGACTACGAGGATGAGGAGGGAGATGAGGACGAAGAGTCGGCAGTGGTGGAGTACAGCGACCCGTATGCCGAGGAGGATCCGCCATGGGCTCCTCGCAGCTACCTGGAGAAAG TGGTGGCGATCTATGACTACACGCGCGATAAAGAGGACGAGCTGTCCTTCCAGGAAGGCGCGATCATCTACGTCATCAAGAAGAACGACGACGGCTGGTTCGAGGGCGTCATGAGCGGCACCACGGGGCTCTTCCCCGGAAACTACGTCGAGTCCATCATGCACTACGCTGACTGA
- the abi2b gene encoding abl interactor 2b isoform X7: MAELQMLLEEEIPAGRGALLDSYANLERVAEYCESNYIQSPDKQRALEETKSYTTQSLASVAYLINTLANNVLQMLDIQASQLRRMESSINHISQTVDIHKEKVARREIGILTTNKNTSRTHKIIAPANPERPVRYIRKPIDYSLLDDVGHGVKVNAQNMKAGTTPRTGAPTQKPPSPPGPGKGTIGSGSSGGSHPSSRSSSRENSGSGSVGVPIAVPTPAPPTAFPGNGPQFYSMNRPMARQTTPSVGGSLPYRRPSSVTNQPSNVPQNTHANMSQTQLNGGPHYNQNQVSDAPPPPPPAEEPAFVDSAPPPPPPEDYEDEEGDEDEESAVVEYSDPYAEEDPPWAPRSYLEKVVAIYDYTRDKEDELSFQEGAIIYVIKKNDDGWFEGVMSGTTGLFPGNYVESIMHYAD, translated from the exons ATGGCGGAGTTACAAATGCTTCTGGAAGAAGAGATTCCTGCGGGCAGAGGAGCTTTACTGGACAGCTATGCGAATTTAGAGCGAGTCGCCGAATATTGCGAGAGCAATTACATCCAG TCTCCCGATAAGCAAAGAGCGTTAGAGGAGACTAAAAGCTACACTACTCAGTCCCTGGCCAGCGTCGCCTACCTGATCAACACACTCGCCAACAATGTGCTGCAGATGCTCGACATCCAGGCGTCTCAGCTACGCCGCATGGAGTCCTCCATCAACCACAtctcacag ACAGTGGACATCCACAAAGAGAAGGTGGCCAGGCGTGAGATTGGCATCCTCACTACCAATAAGAATACCTCACGCACACACAAGATCATCGCTCCAGCCAATCCCGAGAGGCCTGTGCGCTACATCCGCAAGCCAATCGACTACAGCCTGCTGGACGACGTAGGACACGGCGTGAAG GTTAATGCCCAGAACATGAAGGCGGGCACGACCCCACGCACAGGTGCCCCTACCCAGAAACCACCCAGTCCTCCAGGCCCGGGGAAGGGCACCAtcgg CAGTGGCAGTAGCGGAGGAAGTCACCCAAGCAgtcgcagcagcagcagagagaACAGCGGCAGTGGCAGCGTGGGCGTGCCTATTGCCGTGCCGACGCCGGCCCCTCCCACTGCTTTCCCAG GAAATGGGCCTCAGTTCTACAGCATGAACCGACCAATGGCACGGCAAACCACACCCTCAGTAGGCGGGTCTCTGCCGTATCGCCGGCCGTCTTCAGTCACCAATCAGCCGAGCAACGTACCTCAGAATACTCACGCAAACATGAGCCAGACCCAGCTTAACGGAGGACCACACTACAACCAGAACCAAG TCTCAGACGCACCTCCTCCTCCGCCCCCTGCGGAAGAGCCTGCGTTTGTGGACTCGGCTCCGCCCCCGCCTCCACCAGAAGACTACGAGGATGAGGAGGGAGATGAGGACGAAGAGTCGGCAGTGGTGGAGTACAGCGACCCGTATGCCGAGGAGGATCCGCCATGGGCTCCTCGCAGCTACCTGGAGAAAG TGGTGGCGATCTATGACTACACGCGCGATAAAGAGGACGAGCTGTCCTTCCAGGAAGGCGCGATCATCTACGTCATCAAGAAGAACGACGACGGCTGGTTCGAGGGCGTCATGAGCGGCACCACGGGGCTCTTCCCCGGAAACTACGTCGAGTCCATCATGCACTACGCTGACTGA
- the abi2b gene encoding abl interactor 2b isoform X8, whose amino-acid sequence MAELQMLLEEEIPAGRGALLDSYANLERVAEYCESNYIQSPDKQRALEETKSYTTQSLASVAYLINTLANNVLQMLDIQASQLRRMESSINHISQTVDIHKEKVARREIGILTTNKNTSRTHKIIAPANPERPVRYIRKPIDYSLLDDVGHGVKWLLRFKVNAQNMKAGTTPRTGAPTQKPPSPPGPGKGTIGRHSPYRTLEPVRPPVIPNDYVPSPTRNTAPPLQSPARTASVNQRTRTYSSGSSGGSHPSSRSSSRENSGSGSVGVPIAVPTPAPPTAFPAGTASTPPNPPKPPPSVSIPAPPAPPPPPTPEPTPPPAPPAPPEIPPPPQLPPTTGTATAQGNGPQFYSMNRPMARQTTPSVGGSLPYRRPSSVTNQPSNVPQNTHANMSQTQLNGGPHYNQNQAPMAPPPPSILQITPQLPLMGFVARVQETISDAPPPPPPAEEPAFVDSAPPPPPPEDYEDEEGDEDEESAVVEYSDPYAEEDPPWAPRSYLEKVVAIYDYTRDKEDELSFQEGAIIYVIKKNDDGWFEGVMSGTTGLFPGNYVESIMHYAD is encoded by the exons ATGGCGGAGTTACAAATGCTTCTGGAAGAAGAGATTCCTGCGGGCAGAGGAGCTTTACTGGACAGCTATGCGAATTTAGAGCGAGTCGCCGAATATTGCGAGAGCAATTACATCCAG TCTCCCGATAAGCAAAGAGCGTTAGAGGAGACTAAAAGCTACACTACTCAGTCCCTGGCCAGCGTCGCCTACCTGATCAACACACTCGCCAACAATGTGCTGCAGATGCTCGACATCCAGGCGTCTCAGCTACGCCGCATGGAGTCCTCCATCAACCACAtctcacag ACAGTGGACATCCACAAAGAGAAGGTGGCCAGGCGTGAGATTGGCATCCTCACTACCAATAAGAATACCTCACGCACACACAAGATCATCGCTCCAGCCAATCCCGAGAGGCCTGTGCGCTACATCCGCAAGCCAATCGACTACAGCCTGCTGGACGACGTAGGACACGGCGTGAAG TGGTTGTTAAGGTTCAAG GTTAATGCCCAGAACATGAAGGCGGGCACGACCCCACGCACAGGTGCCCCTACCCAGAAACCACCCAGTCCTCCAGGCCCGGGGAAGGGCACCAtcgg GCGCCACTCCCCCTACAGGACGCTTGAACCCGTGCGTCCCCCCGTCATTCCTAACGACTATGTGCCGAGCCCGACCCGCAACACAGCTCCGCCCCTCCAGAGCCCGGCACGCACCGCCTCCGTTAATCAGAGGACCCGCacgtacag CAGTGGCAGTAGCGGAGGAAGTCACCCAAGCAgtcgcagcagcagcagagagaACAGCGGCAGTGGCAGCGTGGGCGTGCCTATTGCCGTGCCGACGCCGGCCCCTCCCACTGCTTTCCCAG CAGGTACTGCCTCCACACCCCCGAACCCCCCCAAGCCCCCTCCCAGTGTGTCTATCCCGGCTCCCCCAGcacctccccctcctcctaccCCTGAACCCACACCTCCTCCTGCTCCCCCTGCTCCCCCTGAGATCCCTCCTCCCCCACAACTGCCCCCCACCACCGGCACCGCGACCGCGCAAG GAAATGGGCCTCAGTTCTACAGCATGAACCGACCAATGGCACGGCAAACCACACCCTCAGTAGGCGGGTCTCTGCCGTATCGCCGGCCGTCTTCAGTCACCAATCAGCCGAGCAACGTACCTCAGAATACTCACGCAAACATGAGCCAGACCCAGCTTAACGGAGGACCACACTACAACCAGAACCAAG CCCCCATGGCTCCGCCTCCTCCCTCTATATTACAGATCACGCCCCAGCTGCCTCTGATGGGCTTTGTGGCTCGGGTTCAGGAGACCA TCTCAGACGCACCTCCTCCTCCGCCCCCTGCGGAAGAGCCTGCGTTTGTGGACTCGGCTCCGCCCCCGCCTCCACCAGAAGACTACGAGGATGAGGAGGGAGATGAGGACGAAGAGTCGGCAGTGGTGGAGTACAGCGACCCGTATGCCGAGGAGGATCCGCCATGGGCTCCTCGCAGCTACCTGGAGAAAG TGGTGGCGATCTATGACTACACGCGCGATAAAGAGGACGAGCTGTCCTTCCAGGAAGGCGCGATCATCTACGTCATCAAGAAGAACGACGACGGCTGGTTCGAGGGCGTCATGAGCGGCACCACGGGGCTCTTCCCCGGAAACTACGTCGAGTCCATCATGCACTACGCTGACTGA
- the abi2b gene encoding abl interactor 2b isoform X4 codes for MAELQMLLEEEIPAGRGALLDSYANLERVAEYCESNYIQSPDKQRALEETKSYTTQSLASVAYLINTLANNVLQMLDIQASQLRRMESSINHISQTVDIHKEKVARREIGILTTNKNTSRTHKIIAPANPERPVRYIRKPIDYSLLDDVGHGVKVNAQNMKAGTTPRTGAPTQKPPSPPGPGKGTIGRHSPYRTLEPVRPPVIPNDYVPSPTRNTAPPLQSPARTASVNQRTRTYSSGSSGGSHPSSRSSSRENSGSGSVGVPIAVPTPAPPTAFPGNGPQFYSMNRPMARQTTPSVGGSLPYRRPSSVTNQPSNVPQNTHANMSQTQLNGGPHYNQNQVSDAPPPPPPAEEPAFVDSAPPPPPPEDYEDEEGDEDEESAVVEYSDPYAEEDPPWAPRSYLEKVVAIYDYTRDKEDELSFQEGAIIYVIKKNDDGWFEGVMSGTTGLFPGNYVESIMHYAD; via the exons ATGGCGGAGTTACAAATGCTTCTGGAAGAAGAGATTCCTGCGGGCAGAGGAGCTTTACTGGACAGCTATGCGAATTTAGAGCGAGTCGCCGAATATTGCGAGAGCAATTACATCCAG TCTCCCGATAAGCAAAGAGCGTTAGAGGAGACTAAAAGCTACACTACTCAGTCCCTGGCCAGCGTCGCCTACCTGATCAACACACTCGCCAACAATGTGCTGCAGATGCTCGACATCCAGGCGTCTCAGCTACGCCGCATGGAGTCCTCCATCAACCACAtctcacag ACAGTGGACATCCACAAAGAGAAGGTGGCCAGGCGTGAGATTGGCATCCTCACTACCAATAAGAATACCTCACGCACACACAAGATCATCGCTCCAGCCAATCCCGAGAGGCCTGTGCGCTACATCCGCAAGCCAATCGACTACAGCCTGCTGGACGACGTAGGACACGGCGTGAAG GTTAATGCCCAGAACATGAAGGCGGGCACGACCCCACGCACAGGTGCCCCTACCCAGAAACCACCCAGTCCTCCAGGCCCGGGGAAGGGCACCAtcgg GCGCCACTCCCCCTACAGGACGCTTGAACCCGTGCGTCCCCCCGTCATTCCTAACGACTATGTGCCGAGCCCGACCCGCAACACAGCTCCGCCCCTCCAGAGCCCGGCACGCACCGCCTCCGTTAATCAGAGGACCCGCacgtacag CAGTGGCAGTAGCGGAGGAAGTCACCCAAGCAgtcgcagcagcagcagagagaACAGCGGCAGTGGCAGCGTGGGCGTGCCTATTGCCGTGCCGACGCCGGCCCCTCCCACTGCTTTCCCAG GAAATGGGCCTCAGTTCTACAGCATGAACCGACCAATGGCACGGCAAACCACACCCTCAGTAGGCGGGTCTCTGCCGTATCGCCGGCCGTCTTCAGTCACCAATCAGCCGAGCAACGTACCTCAGAATACTCACGCAAACATGAGCCAGACCCAGCTTAACGGAGGACCACACTACAACCAGAACCAAG TCTCAGACGCACCTCCTCCTCCGCCCCCTGCGGAAGAGCCTGCGTTTGTGGACTCGGCTCCGCCCCCGCCTCCACCAGAAGACTACGAGGATGAGGAGGGAGATGAGGACGAAGAGTCGGCAGTGGTGGAGTACAGCGACCCGTATGCCGAGGAGGATCCGCCATGGGCTCCTCGCAGCTACCTGGAGAAAG TGGTGGCGATCTATGACTACACGCGCGATAAAGAGGACGAGCTGTCCTTCCAGGAAGGCGCGATCATCTACGTCATCAAGAAGAACGACGACGGCTGGTTCGAGGGCGTCATGAGCGGCACCACGGGGCTCTTCCCCGGAAACTACGTCGAGTCCATCATGCACTACGCTGACTGA